Proteins found in one Toxotes jaculatrix isolate fToxJac2 chromosome 18, fToxJac2.pri, whole genome shotgun sequence genomic segment:
- the slc17a7a gene encoding solute carrier family 17 member 7a: protein MEIRPDRFKAAAGKTLGKIHRLIEKRQANGETIELSAEGRPEMVEEKELPVVDCTCFGLPRRYIIAILSGLGFCISFGIRCNLGVAIVSMVNDHTVYKGNKEVLVAAQFTWDPETVGMIHGSFFWGYIVTQIPGGFICQKFAANRVFGFAIVATSTLNMLIPSAARCHYSCVILVRICQGLVEGVSYPACHGIWAKWAPPLERSRLATTAFCGSYAGAVVAMPLAGILVQYTGWPSVFYVYGSFGIFWYLFWILVSYESPAVHPTITPEERKYIEDAIGESSTFLNPLQKFKTPWRHFFTSMPVYAIIVANFCRSWTFYLLLISQPAYFEEVFGFEISKVGLVSALPHLVMTIIVPVGGQLADYLRSHNLMSTTNVRKMMNCGGFGMEATLLLVVGYSHTKGVAISFLVLAVGFSGFAISGFNVNHLDIAPRYASILMGISNGVGTLSGMVCPLIVGAMTKHKTREEWQYVFLIASLVHYGGVIFYGLFASGEKQAWADIEDTSDEKCGIINEDELANETEELYRGGGQYGAITQPVVGSNGGGGGGGGGGGGGGGAGWVTDWDKSEEYVQPPGYNSYMYGGEEERALT, encoded by the exons GCTGATTGAGAAGCGGCAGGCCAATGGAGAAACCATTGAGTTATCAGCGGAGGGCCGTCCTGAgatggtggaggagaaggagctgcCGGTGGTGGACTGTACCTGCTTTGGTTTGCCCAGGAGGTACATCATCGCCATCCTGTCTGGCCTGGGATTCTGCATCTCTTTTGGCATCAGGTGCAACCTGGGTGTGGCCATTGTAAGCATGGTCAATGACCACACTGTCTACAAAGGCAACAAGGAAGTACTTGTG GCTGCACAGTTCACCTGGGACCCTGAGACAGTGGGGATGATCCATGGCTCCTTCTTCTGGGGCTACATCGTCACACAGATCCCGGGTGGCTTTATATGTCAAAAATTTGCAGCCAACAG agTGTTTGGCTTTGCCATAGTGGCCACCTCCACCCTCAACATGCTGATTCCATCTGCCGCTCGCTGCCATTACAGCTGCGTCATATTGGTCAGGATATGCCAGGGCCTTGTTGAG GGTGTATCATACCCAGCCTGCCACGGGATCTGGGCCAAGTGGGCACCTCCTCTGGAGAGAAGTCGATTAGCCACAACAGCCTTTTGTG GTTCCTATGCAGGGGCTGTGGTGGCCATGCCTTTAGCTGGGATACTGGTGCAATACACTGGGTGGCCTTCAGTATTCTACGTCTATG gCAGCTTTGGGATATTCTGGTATTTGTTCTGGATTCTGGTTTCATATGAGAGTCCTGCAGTGCATCCCACCATCACaccagaggagaggaagtaCATTGAAGATGCAATCGGAGAGTCCTCGACTTTTCTCAATCCTCTCCAA AAATTTAAAACCCCATGGAGACACTTCTTCACCTCCATGCCAGTCTATGCCATCATTGTGGCGAACTTCTGCAGGAGCTGGACCTTCTACCTGCTGCTCATCAGCCAGCCAGCCTACTTTGAAGAGGTCTTTGGCTTTGAGATCAGCAAA GTGGGCTTAGTGTCAGCTTTGCCCCATCTGGTGATGACAATCATCGTGCCTGTTGGAGGCCAGTTGGCAGACTACCTAAGAAGCCACAACCTGATGTCCACCACCAACGTCAGGAAGATGATGAACTGTGGAG GTTTTGGAATGGAGGCTACTCTCTTACTGGTGGTGGGATACTCTCACACAAAAGGTGTTGCTATTTCCTTCTTGGTCCTCGCTGTGGGTTTCAGTGGATTTGCTATCTCAG GGTTTAATGTCAATCACTTGGATATTGCCCCTCGATATGCCAGTATACTGATGGGCATCTCTAATGGTGTGGGAACATTATCTGGTATGGTGTGTCCTCTCATAGTGGGAGCCATGACCAAACACAAG ACACGTGAGGAGTGGCAGTATGTCTTCCTCATAGCTTCCCTCGTTCATTATGGAGGAGTGATTTTCTATG GACTCTTTGCATCAGGAGAAAAGCAGGCGTGGGCAGATATAGAGGATACGAGCGACGAGAAGTGTGGTATCATTAATGAGGATGAACTGGCCAATGAGACAGAGGAGCTCTACCGTGGAGGCGGGCAGTACGGGGCCATAACCCAACCAGTGGTTGGTTCCAacggaggagggggaggagggggaggagggggaggaggaggaggaggagctggatggGTGACGGACTGGGATAAATCTGAGGAATATGTTCAGCCGCCCGGATACAACTCTTACATGTAtgggggagaagaggagagggcgCTGACATAG
- the zgc:55558 gene encoding zgc:55558, producing MTEYKLVVVGAGGVGKSALTIQLIQNHFVDEYDPTIEDSYRKQVVIDGETCLLDILDTAGQEEYSAMRDQYMRTGEGFLCVFAINNAKSFEDVHLYREQINRVKDSDSVPMVLVGNKSDLGQRTVETRQAQDLARSYGVPFVETSAKTRQGVEEAFYSLVREIRKYKENNRSNKKSKKNTQRRCTIL from the exons ATGACCGAGTACAAacttgtggtggtgggggcagGAGGTGTGGGGAAGAGCGCTCTCACCATCCAGCTCATCCAGAATCACTTCGTTGATGAATATGATCCAACCATCGAG GACTCGTACAGAAAACAGGTGGTGATTGACGGAGAGACGTGTCTGTTGGACATCCTGGACACTGCAGGTCAGGAGGAGTACAGCGCCATGAGGGACCAGTATATGAGGACAGGAGAAGGCTTCCTCTGCGTGTTTGCCATCAATAACGCCAAGTCCTTTGAGGATGTTCACCTCTACAG AGAACAGATCAACAGGGTGAAGGACAGTGACAGCGTTCCCATGGTGCTGGTGGGGAATAAGAGCGACCTGGGCCAACGCACTGTGGAGACACGACAGGCGCAGGACCTGGCACGAAGCTACGGCGTGCCGTTTGTTGAGACCTCTGCCAAAACCAGACAG GGTGTGGAGGAAGCTTTCTATTCGCTGGTACGGGAGATTCGAAAATATAAGGAGAACAACCGCAGCAACAAGAAGAGCAAGAAGAACACTCAGAGACGTTGCACAATACTATag
- the pold1 gene encoding DNA polymerase delta catalytic subunit yields MDYKRRNGGPFGGGASQAKRGKTAGEWEDSPSQFEEELSMFDETEMEAEEMEGQAGHDVIPVGDLFSTNLNPRWRRPHAPSLDPSSDTLVFQQIDLDYYLGAAVPGMPGQLQGKVPIIRMFGVTDSGNSVCCHVHGFAPYFYVPAPSGFTSDNLGDFKRELNSAVLKDMRSNKDNISVTVLAVDITRKESMYGYHGKRILDFLRITMAMPRLIAPAKRLLEQGFKFGPFPAQNYPSYEANIDFEIRFMVDSDVVGCCWIELPKGKYRVREERSTGDTDFQYPGKVSLCQYEVDVGWTDLISHPAEGEWQRIAPLRVLSFDIECAGRKGIFPEPDKDPVIQIASMVQRQGETEPFIRTVFTLQSCASIVGSQILCFTQEKQLLQSWAEFLRTVDPDIITGYNIQNFDFPYLLNRAAALKVNLFPYLGRVRGIKSVLRDLNFQSKQMGRRENKTINMEGRVQFDLLQVLLRDYKLRSYTLNAVSFHFLQEQKEDVQHSIITDLQNGNEQTRRRLAVYCLKDAYLPLRLLQKLMCVINYMEMARVTGVPLTYLLSRGQQIKVVSQLLRQAMKQDLVMPVIKTEGGEDYTGATVIEPEKGYYSVPIATLDFSSLYPSIMMAHNLCYTTLLQKGSVASLGLSPEDFIKTPTGDHFVKSSVRKGLLPEILENLLSARKRAKAELKKETDPFKKQVLDGRQLALKISANSVYGFTGAQVGKLPCLEISQSVTGFGRQMIEQTKQLVESKYTISNGYQGDAKVIYGDTDSVMVKLGVATVRDAMDIGKEAAEWVSSHFTPPIKLEFEKVYYPYLLINKKRYAGLYFSSSADTHDKMDCKGIETVRRDNCPLVANLINTCLQKILIDRDPQGAVAHAKEVISDLLCNRIDISQLVITKELTRTAQEYAGKQAHVELAERMRKRDAGSAPNLGDRVPYVIIKAAKGVAAYMKSEDPIYVLENNIPIDTQYYLEQQLSKPLLRIFEPILGESKAESVLLKGDHTRCKTVLTSKVGGLMAFAQKRSTCIGCKAVLKTDTAVCDFCKKRESELYQKEIFHLNTLEERFSRLWTQCQRCQGSLHEDVLCTSRDCPIFYMRKKVQKDLDDQSKLVSRFGW; encoded by the exons ATGGATTATAAAAGACGTAATGGAGGCCCTTTCGGGGGTGGTGCATCTCAGGCCAAACGAGGTAAAACAGCTGGTGAATGGGAGGACAGTCCCTCACAGTTTGAAGAGGAATTGTCCATGTTTGATGAAAcagagatggaggcagaggagatggagggacaGGCGGGCCATGATGTTATCCCTGTAG GTGACCTCTTCTCAACAAACCTTAACCCTCGCTGGCGGCGGCCTCATGCCCCTTCACTGGACCCATCATCTGATACTTTGGTGTTTCAGCAGATTGACCTTGACTACTATTTAG GTGCTGCAGTGCCTGGCATGCCTGGCCAGTTACAGGGAAAAGTCCCCATCATTCGGATGTTTGGGGTGACCGACAGCGGCAACAGCGTTTGTTGCCATGTCCACGGTTTTGCGCCTTACTTCTATGTTCCTGCACCAAGTG GATTCACATCTGACAACCTGGGTGACTTTAAAAGAGAGTTGAACTCTGCTGTCCTAAAGGACATGCGCTCCAATAAAGACAACATCTCCGTCACGGTGTTGGCTGTGGACATTACTCGCAAAGAGA GCATGTATGGTTACCATGGGAAACGCATTCTGGATTTCTTGCGGATAACCATGGCGATGCCTCGTCTCATTGCCCCAGCAAAGAGACTGCTGGAGCAGGGCTTTAAGTTTGGACCTTTCCCTGCCCAAAATTACCCGTCCTACGAGGCAAATATAGATTTTGaaatcag GTTTATGGTAGACAGTGATGTGGTGGGATGCTGCTGGATTGAACTTCCCAAAGGCAAGTACAGAGTACGTGAGGAGAGGAGCACGGGGGACACAGATTTTCAGTACCCAGGCAAG gtGTCCTTGTGTCAGTATGAGGTGGATGTGGGATGGACAGATTTGATAAGCCACCCAGCAGAGGGAGAATGGCAGAGGATTGCACCACTCAGGGTCCTGAGCTTTGACATTGAGTGTGCAGGAAGAAAAG GAATCTTCCCAGAACCAGACAAAGATCCTGTGATTCAGATAGCGTCTATGGTCCAGCGTCAGGGTGAGACAGAGCCCTTCATTCGCACCGTGTTCACCCTCCAGTCCTGCGCCAGCATTGTGGGCTCTCAGATATTGTGCTTCACACAGGAGAAGCAGCTACTACAG AGCTGGGCAGAGTTTTTGAGGACGGTGGACCCGGACATCATCACTGGATACAACATTCAAAACTTTGACTTTCCTTACTTGCTCAACAGAGCAGCTGCTTTAAAG GTGAATCTGTTTCCCTACTTGGGCCGAGTGCGAGGAATCAAGTCTGTCTTGCGAGACCTAAACTTCCAGAGCAAGCAGATGGGCCGCAGAGAGAACAAGACCATTAACATGGAAGGCCGGGTTCAGTTTGACCTGCTGCAG GTGCTCCTCCGGGATTATAAACTGCGTTCATACACACTGAACGCTGTGAGTTTCCACTTCCTGCAAGAACAGAAGGAGGATGTGCAGCACTCCATCATCACTGATCTGCAG AATGGCAACGAGCAGACTCGCAGACGTTTGGCTGTCTACTGCCTGAAAGACGCCTATCTCCCGCTGCGCCTGCTGCAGAAGCTCATGTGTGTGATTAACTACATGGAGATGGCCAGAGTGACAGGCGTGCCTCTCACATACCTGCTGTCAAGGGGACAGCAAATCAAAGTCGTCTCTCAGCTGCTAAGACAG GCCATGAAACAAGACCTGGTCATGCCTGTTAtaaagacagaaggaggagaagactACACTGGAGCAACTGTCATTGAACCAGAGAAAGG GTATTACAGCGTTCCCATTGCCACCCTGGATTTCTCCTCCCTGTATCCGTCCATCATGATGGCCCACAATCTGTGCTATACCACTTTGCTGCAGAAGGGCTCAGTGGCAAGCCTAGG CCTGTCACCAGAGGACTTCATCAAGACTCCGACTGGTGATCACTTTGTGAAGAGCTCGGTGAGGAAAGGACTTCTACCCGAGATCCTGGAGAACCTGCTGTCTGCCAGAAAGAG GGCCaaagcagagctgaagaaggaaACTGACCCTTTTAAGAAGCAGGTTCTGGATGGCCGTCAGCTGGCCCTCAAAATCAGTGCAAACTCTGTCTATGGCTTCACAGGGGCCCAGGTGGGCAAGCTGCCCTGCTTAGAGATCTCCCAG AGCGTCACAGGTTTTGGAAGGCAAATGATTGAACAAACCAAACAGCTGGTGGAGTCCAAGTACACCATTTCCAATGGTTACCAAGGTGATGCCAAG GTCATTTATGGGGACACAGACTCTGTAATGGTCAAACTTGGAGTTGCAACAGTAAGGGACGCCATGGATATTGGGAAGGAGGCAGCAGAGTGGGTGTCGTCCCATTTCACACCGCCCATCAAACTGGAATTTGAGAAG GTGTACTACCCATACCTGCTGATCAACAAGAAGCGCTATGCCGGCCTGTATTTCTCTTccagtgcagacacacatgatAAGATGGACTGTAAAGGCATTGAGACTGTCCGCAGAGACAactgccctctggtggccaACCTCATCAACACCTGTCTGCAGAAAATCCTCATagacag GGATCCGCAGGGTGCAGTGGCTCATGCCAAAGAAGTGATCTCAGACCTGCTGTGCAACCGCATCGACATCAGCCAGCTGGTCATCACCAAGGAGCTAACGCGCACCGCCCAGGAGTACGCTGGCAAACAGGCACACGTGGAACTGGCAGAGAG GATGAGGAAAAGAGATGCCGGTAGCGCCCCCAACCTGGGAGACCGAGTTCCATACGTCATCATCAAGGCTGCGAAGGGAGTCGCAGCATACATGAAGTCAGAG GACCCGATCTATGTGCTGGAGAACAACATTCCCATTGACACACAGTACTACCTGGAACAGCAGCTGTCCAAGCCCCTGCTGAGAATATTTGAGCCCATCCTGGGAGAGAGCAAGGCAGAGAGCGTCCTGCTCA AGGGTGACCACACACGCTGTAAGACTGTGCTGACCTCGAAGGTCGGGGGCCTCATGGCATTTGCTCAGAAGAGGAGCACCTGTATCGGCTGCAAAGCTGTGCTCAAGACGGACA CGGCTGTGTGTGATTTCTGTAAGAAGAGGGAGTCTGAGCTGTATCAAAAGGAG ATCTTTCACCTGAACACGCTGGAGGAACGCTTCTCTCGTCTGTGGACTCAGTGTCAGCGTTGTCAAGGCTCCCTCCATGAGGATGTGCTCTGTACCAG CCGGGATTGTCCCATCTTCTACATGAGGAAGAAGGTTCAGAAAGATTTGGATGATCAGAGCAAGCTGGTGTCTCGTTTTGGATGGTGA
- the gys1 gene encoding glycogen [starch] synthase, muscle: MPLARSLSVTSLSGLEEWDEEFDLEDAVLFEIAWEVANKVGGIYTVIQTKARLTSEEWGENYFLVGPYVESNVRTQVELIEPTNPVLKRTIDKMNSSGCKIYFGRWLIEGSPYVVLIDVGFTAWSLDRWKSELWDLFSIGVPWFDREANDAVLFGFLTAWLLGEYAAQSEEPPHIVAHFHEWLAGLGLVLCRQRQLPVATIFTTHATLLGRYLCAGNVDFYNNLSEFNVDKEAGDRQIYHRYCLERAAAHCAHVFTTVSQITAIEAEHLLKRKPDIVTPNGLNVKKFSAMHEFQNLHAQSKSRIQEFVRGHFYGHLDFNLDKCLFLFIAGRYEFSNKGADIFLESLARLNYLLRVNHSDVTVITFFIMPARTNNFNVETLKGQAVRKQLWDTAQTVKERFGKKLYESLLVGQLPDVSKMLDKEDFTIMKRAIFATQRQCQPPVCTHNMLEDSSDPILNCVRRIGLFNSSADRVKIIFHPEFLSSTSPLLPMDYEEFVRGCHLGVFPSYYEPWGYTPAECTVMGIPSISTNLSGFGCFMEEHIADPSAYGIYILDRRYRGVDESCNQLTSFLFQFCKQSRRQRIIQRNRTERLSDLLDWRYLGRYYIAARHMALAKAFPDTYLYEPHEPTSTSGFRYPRPASVPPSPSLSRHSSPHHSEAEDNDEEERYDEDLEAEKDRVNIRQPYTTPFKNKSPAVHGANGNSNGVTSEKN; this comes from the exons ATGCCGCTGGCTCGCAGCCTGTCTGTCACGTCCCTCTCAGGACTGGAGGAGTGGGATGAGGAGTTTGATTTGGAGGACGCAGTTCTTTTTGAAATTGCTTGGGAGGTCGCTAACAAAG TTGGAGGCATCTACACCGTCATCCAGACCAAAGCCCGTCTGACCTCAGAGGAATGGGGGGAGAACTATTTCCTGGTGGGTCCCTATGTGGAAAGCAATGTGCGCACTCAGGTGGAGCTGATCGAGCCCACCAACCCCGTGCTGAAGAGAACCATTGACAAGATGAACTCCAGTGGGTGTAAG ATCTACTTTGGGCGCTGGCTTATTGAGGGCAGTCCGTATGTTGTTCTGATTGATGTTGGGTTCACTGCCTGGTCTCTGGACCGCTGGAAGAGCGAGCTTTGGGATCTTTTTAGCATCGGCGTGCCTTGGTTCGACCGTGAGGCCAATGACGCTGTGCTGTTTGGCTTCCTGACGGCCTGGCTTCTGGGAGAG TACGCAGCTCAGAGTGAGGAGCCTCCCCACATTGTGGCTCATTTCCATGAGTGGTTGGCAGGTCTGGGCCTGGTGTTGTGTAGACAGAGACAGCTGCCTGTTGCAACCATCTTCACCACTCACGCTACGCTGCTGGGACGATACCTGTGTGCTGGAAATGTGGACTTTTATAACAACCtttcagag TTCAACGTGGATAAGGAAGCAGGCGACAGACAGATCTACCATCGCTACTGTTTGGAGCGGGCGGCTGCTCACTGTGCTCATGTCTTCACCACTGTGTCACAAATTACAGCCATTGAGGCAGAGCACCTGCTCAAGAGGAAaccag ACATCGTCACTCCAAACGGGCTCAACGTGAAGAAGTTCTCAGCCATGCACGAGTTTCAAAACCTCCATGCTCAGAGCAAGAGCCGGATTCAGGAGTTCGTCAGGGGACACTTCTATGG GCACCTTGACTTCAACCTGGACAAGTGTTTGTTCCTCTTCATAGCAGGACGGTATGAGTTCTCTAACAAAGGAGCCGACATCTTCTTGGAGTCTTTAGCCAGACTCAACTATCTACTgaga GTCAACCACAGTGATGTGACCGTCATTACATTCTTCATCATGCCAGCTCGGACAAACAACTTCAATGTGGAGACCTTAAAGGGCCAGGCAGTCAGGAAACAGCTCTG GGATACTGCTCAGACTGTGAAGGAACGCTTTGGAAAGAAACTTTATGAGTCACTTCTAGT tGGGCAGCTGCCAGATGTATCAAAGATGCTGGACAAAGAGGATTTCACCATAATGAAGCGCGCCATCTTTGCGACTCAGAGACAGTGCCAGCCTCCAGTCTGCACCCATAACATGCTGGAGGACAGCAGCGACCCCATACTTAACTGTGTCCGCCGCATTGGGCTTTTCAACAGCTCTGCTGACCGTGTCAAG ATAATCTTCCATCCAGAGTTCCTTTCGTCCACCTCTCCTTTACTTCCCATGGATTATGAGGAGTTTGTAAGAGGCTGCCACCTCGGGGTCTTCCCCTCTTACTATGAGCCTTGGGGCTACACACCTG CTGAGTGCACAGTCATGGGAATTCCATCGATCTCAACTAACCTGTCAGGCTTTGGCTGCTTCATGGAGGAACACATAGCAGACCCCTCAGCATATG GTATTTACATCCTGGACAGGCGGTATCGGGGGGTCGATGAGTCGTGTAACCAGCTCACTTCCTTCCTGTTCCAGTTCTGCAAACAGAGCCGGCGCCAGCGGATCATCCAGAGGAACCGGACTGAGCGCCTGAGTGACCTCTTGGACTGGAGATACCTTGGCAGG TATTACATAGCTGCTCGTCATATGGCTCTGGCTAAAGCCTTCCCTGACACTTACCTGTATGAACCTCATGAGCCCACCTCA ACCTCAGGCTTCCGTTACCCCCGACCTGCCTCTGTGCCGccatctccatctctctcccgcCACTCCTCCCCCCACCACAGTGAGGCTGAGGACAACGATGAAGAGGAACGCTATGACGAAGATCTGGAGGCAGAGAAGGACCGGGTAAACATCCGCCAGCCCTACACCACGCCATTCAAAAACAAGTCTCCTGCCGTCCATGGGGCCAACGGGAACAGCAATGGTGTCACAAGTgagaaaaactga